DNA sequence from the Gammaproteobacteria bacterium genome:
CTCTACGCTGTTCTCTATTTTCAATGCGGATAATCGCACCCAGTGTGTCAATGAGGCGCGTAAATACCACCTTCTGAATGAATGATGGGATATTTGACCTGATCACTGAGTGATTTTGCTAAAGCCTGTTGTCGAATTTCACGTTACCTCTAAACGATGGCAAGTAAAGGATTCAATCCACTCATTGTTATTTAAATGGCATTGGCGGGTAATATTAATGGAGAGGGGTGGCCGTTACGAGTGATGTGTGATCGAATGAGTTTGAAAAGAGTGAAGAGCGGGTGAGTGGGTTGTTAGTGTTTCGGTATACGTTGGTTTTTATGGGTTTGTTTTGCTGCTTTGCCGCTGCAAAAGCGGAAGATAACCCCGTGCGAGAGCGCTTTTTTAGCTTGCAGTATGAGAATGATTTATTTACGTCAGATAATCGAGATCGTTACTATACCAGCGGTTTACAGCTCTCTTTGCTTGAGCGACAGAGCACGCCTCGATGGTTAGAGCCTATGGCGCAATGGGCTCCTTTTTATCGAGCGGGTATGGCAGGGTATAACTGGTCGCAATACTCTTTTGGGCAAAAAATTTTTACCCCAGACGATACACAGTCGTTTGATGTTCGAGTGGATGATCGCCCTTATGCGGGATACCTCTATTTTACAAGTGCTGTGATGTCAAAAATTGCTCAGGAAGAGAACTACGATTATGGTAATCAGCTTGAGGTGACGCTAGGGGTTGTGGGCCCTAGTGCATTGGGTGAGCAAGCACAGACAACGGTTCACAAAGTAATTGGCAGTGATATTCCGCAGGGTTGGGATAATCAGCTAAAAGATGAGCTAGCACTGGGTGTTAGTTATTCAAGATTTTGGCGACTACGTTACCGGCTAAAAAATAGATTGGAGGTGGGCGTAAACCCTCAAATTACGGGTGTGGTCGGTAATGTGTACACCTATGCTGCTTTCGGAGCTATGTTGCGCTTTGGCTATAATTTGAAGAGAGACTTTACGCCACCAACTATTCGACCTGGGTTTTTAGGTGTGATCTATTTTAAGGAGAGCAAGCAGCCAAGTTGGTACGGATTTTTGGGGTTTGAGGGGCGTGCGATTGTCCGTGATATTTTTTTGGACGGTAATTCGTTTAAAAG
Encoded proteins:
- a CDS encoding lipid A deacylase LpxR family protein, which produces MSGLLVFRYTLVFMGLFCCFAAAKAEDNPVRERFFSLQYENDLFTSDNRDRYYTSGLQLSLLERQSTPRWLEPMAQWAPFYRAGMAGYNWSQYSFGQKIFTPDDTQSFDVRVDDRPYAGYLYFTSAVMSKIAQEENYDYGNQLEVTLGVVGPSALGEQAQTTVHKVIGSDIPQGWDNQLKDELALGVSYSRFWRLRYRLKNRLEVGVNPQITGVVGNVYTYAAFGAMLRFGYNLKRDFTPPTIRPGFLGVIYFKESKQPSWYGFLGFEGRAIVRDIFLDGNSFKRSHRVEKENLVGDLQYGIVYMFENVRLSYSEMVRTNEFKTQQNRTHYGLFNISVRY